From Alphaproteobacteria bacterium, a single genomic window includes:
- the galE gene encoding UDP-glucose 4-epimerase GalE: MRVLLTGGAGYIGSHIGLHLAAAGHDVVSFDDLSSGNAWAVKAGELVQGDVTDSAALEQLFAARSFDAVIHLAALSSVEASAARPEDYYRVNVLGTLAFLQRCRQAGVRALVFSSSAAVYGTPQRLPVEESAALAPISPYGASKAMAERIISDVGAAAGLATLSLRYFNVAGADPLGRLGEATPEPWHLITVACEAALGKRPGLTIFGDDYDTPDGTCIRDYVHVDDVAAAHLAALDYLLAGGASQVLNCGYGEGASVRQVVNAVKRLAASNFPVNTAARRPGDPPVLVAKAERIGRLLDWQPRFADLDAIVGSALDWQRRRENHPPGPPPGPPVAD, from the coding sequence CTGCGCGTCCTGCTGACCGGCGGCGCCGGCTATATCGGCAGCCACATCGGCCTGCATCTGGCTGCCGCCGGCCATGATGTGGTGAGTTTCGACGACCTCTCCAGCGGCAACGCCTGGGCCGTCAAGGCCGGCGAGTTGGTCCAGGGCGACGTCACCGATTCGGCGGCGCTGGAGCAATTGTTCGCCGCGCGGAGCTTCGACGCGGTCATCCACCTGGCGGCGCTCTCGAGCGTCGAGGCCTCGGCAGCGCGGCCCGAGGACTATTACCGGGTCAACGTTCTGGGCACCCTGGCGTTCTTGCAGCGCTGCCGCCAAGCCGGGGTGCGGGCGCTGGTGTTCTCCTCCTCGGCCGCGGTCTACGGCACCCCCCAGAGGCTGCCGGTGGAGGAAAGCGCCGCCCTGGCTCCGATCAGCCCTTATGGTGCTTCCAAGGCCATGGCCGAGCGCATCATATCCGACGTGGGCGCCGCTGCCGGCCTGGCCACGCTCTCGTTGCGCTATTTCAACGTGGCCGGGGCCGATCCCCTGGGCCGCCTCGGCGAGGCCACGCCCGAGCCCTGGCACCTGATCACCGTGGCCTGCGAGGCGGCGCTGGGCAAGCGCCCCGGCCTGACCATCTTCGGCGACGATTACGACACCCCCGACGGCACCTGTATCCGCGACTACGTGCACGTCGACGACGTGGCGGCGGCCCATCTGGCGGCCCTCGATTATCTGCTGGCCGGCGGCGCTTCCCAGGTGCTCAACTGCGGCTATGGCGAGGGGGCCAGCGTGCGCCAGGTGGTCAACGCCGTGAAGCGCCTGGCCGCCAGCAACTTCCCGGTGAACACGGCGGCGCGGCGGCCGGGCGACCCGCCGGTGCTGGTGGCCAAGGCCGAACGCATCGGCCGGCTGCTCGATTGGCAGCCGCGCTTCGCTGACCTCGATGCCATCGTCGGCTCGGCCCTGGACTGGCAACGGCGCCGGGAAAACCATCCACCCGGCCCGCCCCCCGGTCCTCCGGTTGCCGACTGA